From a single Rickettsia endosymbiont of Cantharis rufa genomic region:
- a CDS encoding IS1-like element transposase has product MNNASKPGVKTQIVDMSINGSGVRDTVRGHRQVKRDVN; this is encoded by the coding sequence ATTAATAATGCCTCTAAGCCTGGAGTCAAGACTCAGATAGTAGATATGTCAATCAATGGCTCTGGAGTTAGGGATACAGTGAGAGGGCACCGTCAAGTTAAAAGAGATGTAAATTAA